ACAAAGTCTAAACTTGTTCCGGATTCAATTCGAATCACACCCAGGGCCCCTgggaccccgcccgaatataccaacaagttccaaaatacataacggacctactcgaggccgaatatcacatcaaacaccatcgattctacgaatcgcaacccaattcaagcctatagaaactatgaacttctgaattccaaaactaatgccgattcataccaaaactaCTCCGATCGActctaaattttgcacacaagtcataaatgacatgactggcttattccaacttccgaaattagaatccgatcccgatatcaataaagtcaactcccggtcaaactttccaaccttccaaaccttcaactttctaacttttgccaattcaagcaaaaatgacCTACGACCTTCCATATCAGTATCCAGAcattctcctaagtccaaaatcaccatacggagctattggaaccgtcaaaactctattctggagtcgtctacacaaaagtcaaactacagtcaactctttcaacgtAAGCCTCCaacttagagactatgtgtctcatttcactccgaaactcacctgaaaccATAACCAAACACctcggaaagtcacataaccacaatataacatagataaggcaataaatagggggtcgaggctaaaatactcaaaatgacaggtCGGGTTGTTAGATCCTCCTCTTCTTAAAACAAGCGTtagtcctcgaacgagtatagaggcatacctgaagtggtgaaaagatgaggataatggctacacacatcatgctcgatctcccaagtcgcctcctcgattggttgacccctacactgaaccttcactgaagcaatgttcttcgacctcaactttcggaccttcctgtccaaaatggccatcggctcctcaacataagataaatctttgtccaattggattgaactgaaatccaacacatgtgacgAATCACCGTGATACTTACGGAGCATAAAAATATAGAATACTGGATGAACGACAGCTAGAATAGTTGGCAGTGCAAACTTGTAGGCcatctctccaatcctctcaaaaatctcaaaaggttcgatatacctagggctcaacttgcccttcttcccgaacctcataacacccttgaTGGGCTAAActtggagcaagacccgctccctaaCCATGAATTCAATGCCACGAACCTTTCAATccatataactcttctgtctagattgtgttgtacaaagtcgatcttgaatcaatttaaccttttccaaagcatcctgaaccaagtctgtacccaatagcctagcctcgcccggctcaaaccaaccaaccggaggccaacactgcctcccatacaaggcctcatacagatccatttgaatgctcgacatgtaactgttgttgtaggcaaactccgcaagcggcaaaaattgatcccatgaatcccaaactccatcacacatgcacatagcatatcctccaatatctaaatagtgcgttcggactgtccgttcgtctgagggtggaatgttgtactcaaatccactcgtgtgcccaactcacgttgtacggacTTCCAggatcgtgatgtaaactgcgtaccccagtcagagatgatggatccCAGGACGCCATGATGTTTGGCAATCCCACGAATGTAAAcctaagccagctgctctgaagaataagtagtcaccactggaataaaatgagccaacttggtcaacctatccacaatcacccatactacatcaaacttcttttgagtccgtggaagcccaacaacaaaagcCATAGTAacccactcccatttccactctggaatctctagcctctgaagtaatccacctggccgttgatgatcatacttcacatgctgacaatttaggcaacgagctacaaactctactatgtctttctttattctcttccaccaatagtgttgcctcaagtcttgatacatcttggcgtcacccggatgaatggagtaccgcgaactgtgggcctcctgaagaatcaactcatgcaaaccatctacattgtgCACACATAGCATGCCTTGCATATGTAACACACAGTCATCCCCAGTAGTGACCTTCTTGGCATCGCCGTGTTGAAtcatgtccttgaggacaagaaaatagaggtcgtcatactgacgctctctgatacgatcatatagagaagactaagaaaccacacaagccaaaactcaactcggctccgaaatatccaatctaacaaattggttggctaaggcctaaacatccaatacTAATGGCCTCTCCGCTAGATATGTTAAACtacccaagctctccgccttacgactcaaggcatcggccaccacattggccttccccggatgatataaaatggtgatatcatagtccttaagcaactcttaCCATCTCTGttgtcgcaagttaagatccttatgtttgaacagatattgtagactccggtggtcggtatagacctcacaaaggACAACGtaaaaataatgacgccaaatcttcaaggcatgaacaataactgctaattcaaggtcgtggactagataattcttctcatgtacctttagctgtctagacgtgtaggcaatcaccctaccgtcttgcatcaacatcgcaccGAGGCCAACACACGACGCATCACAGTACATAGTGTAAGACCCTaagcccgtaggcaacaccaatactggggttgtagtcgaagcagtcttgagcttttggaagctctcctctcACTCCTCGGTCTatctgaacagagcacccttctgggttaatctggtcataggagcagcaatagatgagaaaccatcTATGAATCGACGTTAATAccttgccaaaccaagaaaactccatatctcagtagttgaagacggtctgggccaactctgcactgcttcaatcttcttcggatctaccttgatcccctcacttaaCACTACatgtcccaaaaatgccaccgaatcaagctagaattcacactttgaaaattttgcatacaacttcttttctctaaaGGTCTAGAGCatggtcctcaggtgttgcttatgatcctcccagctccgagagtacaccaagatgtcatcaataaacacaatgacgaatgagttaaGATAGGtttggaatacattgttcatcaagtacatgaatgttgctgggggtgttggtcagcccaaatgatatcacaaggaactcgtaatgaccatactgagtcctgaaggcagtcttcaaaATATCcagatcctgaatcttcaactggtgatagcttgaccacaaatcaatctttaagaacactctggcaccctgtagctgatcaaataggtcatcaatgtgtgCTAATGGATActattcttcattgtaaccttgttcaactatctataatcaatacacatacgcatagaaccatcctttttcttcacaaacaagattgAAGtatcccaaggtgatacactgggccgaatgaaacccttatcaagcaactcttgcaacttctcttttaactccttcaactctgctggggccatacgatatggtggaatagaaataggctgagtgtccgacaacaaatcaataccaaaatcgatatccctatcgggcggcatgcgtGGAGATCTACTAGAAATATATTTggatagtctctcactaccggaactgactcaatggtaggaatATCAACATTGACATCTCTCATAAAGTCTATATATGCCTCACACCCCTTCCCAGCCATtcgttgtgccttaaggaaagacaccacTTTGATAGGAACATAATCTACAGTACCCATCCACTCCAACTATGGCAAAcatggcatagccaatgtcactatcttggcgtgacaataaaGAATatcatgatagggagacaaccagtccatgcctaagataacatcaaaatctgccATACTAAGCAACAACAGATCaaatctggtctcaaaaccaccaagaacaactaaacacgatcTATACACACGGTCAATAAtaatggaatcttccacaaacgTGGACACATAGATAGaataactcaaagaatcacgggatatacccaaatatggagcaaagtaagatgattcataggaataagtggagcctggatcaaataagattaatgcatctctatgacaaacaggaacaatacttgtgataactgAGTCGGATGCAACCGCCTTCGTCCTAGTCGGAAGAGCATAACATCTGGCCTGgactccccttctagggcgacccctacccgcccgaactccacctctagctggttgtgtaggtggagtggcaactggtgcggtaaccacAGTCTAAGAAAGCCTAAGGACCCTTATAGAATGCATGGAGCCTGAGTGGTCTctggaggtgcacccttcctgattctggggcagtccctcaccatatgacgagtgtcaccacactcaaaataagctcttaGAGGACGTGGCTATTGTAACTGGCTCGGTCTTGGCTGGCTGGACTAACCATTGAAAACACCCCGTGTAGAAGGTGCACTAGATagtggcagtgcataataggCAACTTGAGACCTGGGAGTGGccggaataccgctggaagctgagagtgctgaatgaacaggactactcacatagcctctaccatgacaggTTGCAACTGGGGCAGGGgaaccactatatgtgccagaatctcgaggcctcttagtATCCCTCTCTTTTCTCTCTAGGCCCCACATACCCTTAAATATCTGAGCGATCTCCACCACCTGCTAGTATGgtgtatcagtctccaactcttgagccatgctgaatctaataatgtggttgagcccctcgataaatcgacgaactcgctctctgactgtggaGACTAAAGTTGGTGCATGTCAGGACAATTCACTGAACATGACAGCATACTCCGACatggtcatagc
The DNA window shown above is from Nicotiana tomentosiformis chromosome 8, ASM39032v3, whole genome shotgun sequence and carries:
- the LOC138898004 gene encoding uncharacterized protein, which produces MWGLERKERDTKRPRDSGTYSGSPAPVATCHGRGYVSSPVHSALSASSGIPATPRSQVAYYALPLSSAPSTRGVFNGSTYSYESSYFAPYLGISRDSLSYSIYVSTFVEDSIIIDRVYRSCLVVLGGFETRFDLLLLSMADFDVILGMDWLSPYHDILYCHAKIVTLAMPCLP